A section of the Triticum dicoccoides isolate Atlit2015 ecotype Zavitan chromosome 7A, WEW_v2.0, whole genome shotgun sequence genome encodes:
- the LOC119328398 gene encoding nucleosome assembly protein 1;1-like isoform X2 — protein sequence MGGEKENLDLSDLNTSLPAAAAALSAEDRVGLVNALKDKLQSLAGQHADVLESLSPNVRRRVEFLRGIQSQHDEIETKFFEERAALEAKYQKLYEPLYAKRYDIVNGVVEVDGVAKEPTTENAAEGGDSDAKGVPDFWLTALKTNDVLTEEIQERDEPVLKYLKDIKWSRIDDPKGFKLEFFFDTNPFFKNSVLTKSYHMVDEDDPILEKAIGTEIEWYPGKNVTQKILKKKPKKGSKNTKPITKTEECESFFNFFSPPQVPEDDEDIDEEAADELQGQMEHDYDIGSTIRDKIIPHAVSWFTGEAVQAEDFDDMEDGDEDDDDEDDDDDDEEDDEDEDDDEDEDEDEEELNKPTKKVAGKPKGPSKGGAQGNAEQPTECKQQ from the exons ATGGGCGGCGAGAAGGAGAACCTCGACCTCTCCGACCTCAACAcctccctccccgccgccgccgccg CCCTCAGCGCCGAGGACCGCGTCGGCCTCGTCAATGCCCTGAAG GACAAGCTGCAGAGCTTGGCGGGGCAGCATGCGGACGTGCTCGAGTCGCTCTCGCCCAATGTCAGGAGGCGTGTTGAGTTTCTGAGGGGCATTCAG AGCCAACATGATGAGATTGAGACGAAGTTTTTCGAGGAACGGGCTGCCCTTGAAGCCAAGTACCAGAAGCTGTATGAACCATTGTATGCTAAG AGGTATGACATTGTAAATGGAGTTGTGGAGGTTGATGGTGTTGCTAAAGAACCTACCACTGAAAATGCTGCTGAGGGGGGAGATTCAGATG CTAAAGGTGTCCCAGATTTTTGGCTCACTGCTTTGAAAACAAATGACGTGTTGACTGAGGAG ATCCAAGAGCGTGATGAGCCTGTTTTGAAATATCTAAAGGATATCAAGTGGTCTAGAATTGATGACCCTAAGGGTTTCAAGCTTGAGTTTTTCTTTGATACAAACCCTTTCTTCAAGAACTCTGTCCTAACAAAATCCTATCATATGGTTGATGAGGATGACCCAATTTTGGAGAAAGCAATCGG GACTGAAATTGAGTGGTATCCTGGGAAAAATGTGACACAGAAGATTCTAAAGAAGAAACCCAAGAAAGGTTCAAAGAACACCAAGCCTATTACTAAAACTGAAGAGTGTGAGAGCTTCTTCAACTTTTTCAGCCCCCCACAAGTAcctgaggatgatgaggacattgaTGAAGAAGCC GCTGATGAGCTTCAGGGTCAAATGGAGCATGATTATGACATTGG GTCTACCATAAGGGACAAGATCATCCCTCATGCTGTTTCTTGGTTTACGGGCGAGGCTGTGCAAGCTGAGGATTTTGATGATATGGAAGATGgtgacgaggatgacgacgatgaggatgatgatgatgatgatgaagaagatgatgaggatgaggacgatgatgaggatgaggatgaagacGAGGAAGAGCTAAACAAGCCAACAAAGAAG GTGGCGGGCAAACCGAAG GGACCTTCAAAGGGTGGCGCGCAAGGGAACGCCGAGCAACCGACTGAGTGCAAGCAGCAGTAG
- the LOC119328398 gene encoding nucleosome assembly protein 1;1-like isoform X1: MGGEKENLDLSDLNTSLPAAAAALSAEDRVGLVNALKDKLQSLAGQHADVLESLSPNVRRRVEFLRGIQSQHDEIETKFFEERAALEAKYQKLYEPLYAKRYDIVNGVVEVDGVAKEPTTENAAEGGDSDGMKSKFALPLRDHHSDVLLTSFSAKGVPDFWLTALKTNDVLTEEIQERDEPVLKYLKDIKWSRIDDPKGFKLEFFFDTNPFFKNSVLTKSYHMVDEDDPILEKAIGTEIEWYPGKNVTQKILKKKPKKGSKNTKPITKTEECESFFNFFSPPQVPEDDEDIDEEAADELQGQMEHDYDIGSTIRDKIIPHAVSWFTGEAVQAEDFDDMEDGDEDDDDEDDDDDDEEDDEDEDDDEDEDEDEEELNKPTKKVAGKPKGPSKGGAQGNAEQPTECKQQ, from the exons ATGGGCGGCGAGAAGGAGAACCTCGACCTCTCCGACCTCAACAcctccctccccgccgccgccgccg CCCTCAGCGCCGAGGACCGCGTCGGCCTCGTCAATGCCCTGAAG GACAAGCTGCAGAGCTTGGCGGGGCAGCATGCGGACGTGCTCGAGTCGCTCTCGCCCAATGTCAGGAGGCGTGTTGAGTTTCTGAGGGGCATTCAG AGCCAACATGATGAGATTGAGACGAAGTTTTTCGAGGAACGGGCTGCCCTTGAAGCCAAGTACCAGAAGCTGTATGAACCATTGTATGCTAAG AGGTATGACATTGTAAATGGAGTTGTGGAGGTTGATGGTGTTGCTAAAGAACCTACCACTGAAAATGCTGCTGAGGGGGGAGATTCAGATGGTATGAAATCAAAGTTTGCACTTCCTCTTAGAGATCACCATTCTGATGTGCTGTTAACCTCTTTTTCAGCTAAAGGTGTCCCAGATTTTTGGCTCACTGCTTTGAAAACAAATGACGTGTTGACTGAGGAG ATCCAAGAGCGTGATGAGCCTGTTTTGAAATATCTAAAGGATATCAAGTGGTCTAGAATTGATGACCCTAAGGGTTTCAAGCTTGAGTTTTTCTTTGATACAAACCCTTTCTTCAAGAACTCTGTCCTAACAAAATCCTATCATATGGTTGATGAGGATGACCCAATTTTGGAGAAAGCAATCGG GACTGAAATTGAGTGGTATCCTGGGAAAAATGTGACACAGAAGATTCTAAAGAAGAAACCCAAGAAAGGTTCAAAGAACACCAAGCCTATTACTAAAACTGAAGAGTGTGAGAGCTTCTTCAACTTTTTCAGCCCCCCACAAGTAcctgaggatgatgaggacattgaTGAAGAAGCC GCTGATGAGCTTCAGGGTCAAATGGAGCATGATTATGACATTGG GTCTACCATAAGGGACAAGATCATCCCTCATGCTGTTTCTTGGTTTACGGGCGAGGCTGTGCAAGCTGAGGATTTTGATGATATGGAAGATGgtgacgaggatgacgacgatgaggatgatgatgatgatgatgaagaagatgatgaggatgaggacgatgatgaggatgaggatgaagacGAGGAAGAGCTAAACAAGCCAACAAAGAAG GTGGCGGGCAAACCGAAG GGACCTTCAAAGGGTGGCGCGCAAGGGAACGCCGAGCAACCGACTGAGTGCAAGCAGCAGTAG
- the LOC119333505 gene encoding uncharacterized protein LOC119333505: protein MAAAALRGIGAKLSANPEKVTSALLLGSFVALAFRSSEQQGEIDELEARKSSLRAANSAMSSTMWAWREELVKLAAMPSPPITAARLRHIYGEEDLAVPAPKPSGPDAEEEHVPLKIT, encoded by the exons atggcggcggcggcgctgcgggggATCGGCGCGAAGCTATCGGCGAACCCGGAGAAGGTGACGAGCGCGCTGCTGCTGGGCTCGTTCGTGGCGCTGGCGTTCCGGTCGTCGGAGCAGCAGGGCGAGATCGACGAGCTGGAGGCCCGCAagtcctccctccgcgccgccaaCTCCGCCATGTCCTCCACCATGTGGGCCTGGAGGGAGGAGCTGGTCAAGCTCGCCGCCATGCCCTCCCCGCCCATcaccgccgcccgcctccgccacaTCTACGGCGAGGAGGACCTCGCCGTCCCGGCGCCCAAGCCGTCAG GCCCTGATGCCGAGGAGGAACATGTTCCCCTAAAAATAACATGA